Below is a genomic region from Candidatus Manganitrophaceae bacterium.
GGACCTGTTCCAGAGACACTTTATTAATCTCACGGATAATATCACGAAAGGTGAAGGATCGACCGAAATAGAGCTCGTCTTTTGCGAGTTTGCTCATTCGACTGCTCGTACTTTCCATGCTGAGCATGAGGTTCCCTTTGATATGGTTCTTTGATCTTTCTAACTCAAGGGCTTCTACCCCTTTTTTCTTAAGCTTTTTTAGTTCTTTTATGATCCGGTCGATGACTCTGGGTGCGTTCTGTACACTGGCTCCGGCATAAATAGTAAGGAGCCCGCCGTCCTGGTAGGAGGAGGGATAGGAGTAAATTGTGTAGGCCCATCCCCGTCGTTCTCTAACCTCTTGAAAGAGGCGTGAACTGACTCCGCCCCCAAGGATATTATTCATGACGTAAAGGGCGTAGCGGTCGGGATGTCCCTGTTTAAGCCCGGGTGTGCCGATACAAATGTGAACCTGCTCAAGTTTCCGTTTTTTCACCTGGAAGTGGGGTGTGATCTTTGGGGGCTGCCTTGGCTGGAGAGCGGTCTTTTTTGGGTTATATTCTCCGAAGGATTCTTCAAGGAGGGTCATCAATGATGTCGGATCAAAACGGCCCGCAACCGCGATGACGATTTCACGAGGGTCATACGTACGCTTTAAGAAACGGAGTATCTTTTTCCGGTTAATACTTGAAACCGTTTTCACCGTGCCTAGGATCGGTCTCGACAAAGGGTTTCCCTTCCAAATGTCCTTGATGTAGAGGTCATGGACATAATCCTCCGGATCGTCTTCAACCATTTTGATCTCTTCAATGACGACCTGTTTTTCTCTTTCGATCTCACGCGGATCAAATTTTGAAGAATGGAAATTGTCTGAGAGTAGATCAATGGCTTGTGGGAGATGTTCGTCAAGCACCTTGGCATAAAAAGTGGTCGATTCACGCGAAGTAAAGGCATTTAATTCCCCGCCAATGG
It encodes:
- a CDS encoding insulinase family protein translates to MVYKKILSNGIRVVAEKMTSVKSVSIGLWVNVGSRDEEPEEHGMSHFLEHMFFKGTKKRSARDIAREIDAIGGELNAFTSRESTTFYAKVLDEHLPQAIDLLSDNFHSSKFDPREIEREKQVVIEEIKMVEDDPEDYVHDLYIKDIWKGNPLSRPILGTVKTVSSINRKKILRFLKRTYDPREIVIAVAGRFDPTSLMTLLEESFGEYNPKKTALQPRQPPKITPHFQVKKRKLEQVHICIGTPGLKQGHPDRYALYVMNNILGGGVSSRLFQEVRERRGWAYTIYSYPSSYQDGGLLTIYAGASVQNAPRVIDRIIKELKKLKKKGVEALELERSKNHIKGNLMLSMESTSSRMSKLAKDELYFGRSFTFRDIIREINKVSLEQVRQLSGTLFDSEALSLTALGKIDAKMLPKSRTL